The proteins below come from a single Natrinema sp. SYSU A 869 genomic window:
- a CDS encoding DUF2182 domain-containing protein translates to MRTRESFRKRFTRRRIPAVALVTYVIALLAWAAIIGRWFPMPESAHGSQLSDPGAPETMALSNGLTGVGLYLFMWGVMMIAMMYPSSVPLFRLYYGTLEGTTKAGRWARVAAFMGTYALMWMLTGVIPLVVNVVVPITIIAHEHGGLLVGSALLLLAVYQLSPYKYRCLRYCRSPLGFLMGHHQRGIRGAVRMSWQFSVFCIGCCWALFAFVVVVGSMNIVWMALIAVVLSLERTVAWGERLAYAVGILAGATGIALIVITIP, encoded by the coding sequence ATGCGGACACGTGAATCGTTCCGGAAGCGATTCACTCGCCGACGTATTCCAGCTGTCGCGCTTGTCACATACGTGATCGCACTGCTCGCGTGGGCGGCGATCATCGGGCGCTGGTTCCCGATGCCGGAATCGGCACACGGATCGCAGCTGTCCGACCCCGGAGCACCGGAGACGATGGCGCTTTCGAACGGTCTCACCGGTGTCGGTCTCTATCTATTCATGTGGGGTGTAATGATGATCGCGATGATGTACCCGTCGTCAGTACCTCTCTTCCGGCTGTACTACGGGACACTCGAGGGGACGACGAAAGCGGGAAGATGGGCGCGGGTAGCGGCGTTCATGGGGACATATGCGCTGATGTGGATGCTAACGGGGGTCATTCCACTTGTCGTCAACGTCGTGGTTCCGATTACCATCATCGCGCACGAGCACGGCGGCCTTTTAGTGGGCAGTGCACTCTTGCTGCTGGCGGTGTATCAGCTCTCCCCCTACAAGTACCGGTGCCTTCGGTACTGCCGATCTCCGCTCGGTTTCCTCATGGGACACCACCAACGAGGGATTCGTGGTGCCGTGCGAATGAGTTGGCAATTCAGCGTCTTCTGCATCGGGTGCTGTTGGGCCCTGTTCGCGTTCGTGGTGGTCGTGGGCTCAATGAATATCGTGTGGATGGCGCTGATCGCGGTCGTGCTCTCGCTCGAACGGACAGTTGCATGGGGCGAGCGACTGGCATACGCAGTCGGCATACTCGCTGGCGCTACCGGAATCGCTCTCATCGTGATCACCATCCCGTAG
- a CDS encoding metallophosphoesterase family protein → MKVGLISDVHSNRVALEAVLEDMPPADEILCAGDVAGYNPWPGDCVDELRTRDVPTVMGNHDAAVVGDTPFRFNGMAKAGVEYAKRQLSDAQLEWLAGLPVERLECDGRVKLVHGHPDDPDRYTRYTYPEEFSPRLLGNEDVLVLGHTHDQGVRQFAEGIVVNPGSVGQPRDGDPRAGYAVLDLDALTVDTHRVEYDIDAVQDAVEDARLPKRIGTRLARGK, encoded by the coding sequence ATGAAGGTCGGACTCATCTCGGACGTCCACAGCAACCGGGTCGCCCTCGAGGCCGTCCTCGAGGACATGCCGCCAGCCGACGAGATCCTCTGTGCGGGCGACGTCGCCGGCTACAACCCCTGGCCCGGCGACTGCGTCGACGAGTTGCGAACGCGGGACGTGCCGACGGTGATGGGAAACCACGACGCCGCCGTCGTCGGGGACACCCCTTTCCGGTTCAACGGGATGGCCAAAGCAGGCGTCGAATACGCCAAACGGCAGCTCTCGGATGCGCAACTCGAGTGGCTCGCCGGCCTCCCGGTGGAACGGCTCGAGTGCGACGGCCGCGTCAAGCTAGTCCACGGGCATCCGGACGATCCCGACCGATACACCCGGTACACGTATCCCGAGGAGTTCTCGCCGCGGCTGCTGGGCAACGAGGACGTACTGGTACTCGGCCACACCCACGATCAGGGCGTGCGGCAGTTCGCAGAGGGCATCGTCGTCAACCCCGGAAGCGTCGGCCAGCCACGCGATGGTGATCCGCGGGCGGGCTATGCGGTCCTCGATCTCGACGCACTGACGGTCGACACCCACCGTGTCGAATACGATATCGACGCCGTCCAAGACGCAGTCGAGGACGCGAGACTCCCGAAACGCATCGGCACGCGGCTCGCTCGCGGGAAGTGA
- a CDS encoding DUF1326 domain-containing protein, whose product MATRGDYVEACNCDVTCQCIWLEPPDDDVCTVSLAWHIRDGRYGDIDLSDLSVGMLISTEAGVMFAPDTGWNVVLLIDEAADDDQRAALEDIYFGRAGGIFAPVADTHVETVEAATVPVTFDRNGADFSVEMGDVVSMTVVGKRGFNEDLGTISPHPLTKSREMQTGKSTTATVTYNDEFSWDVSENNSYFGDFELANA is encoded by the coding sequence ATGGCAACTCGAGGGGACTACGTCGAAGCCTGCAACTGCGACGTCACGTGCCAGTGCATCTGGCTGGAACCCCCCGATGACGACGTCTGTACGGTGTCGCTAGCGTGGCATATACGGGATGGGCGGTACGGGGACATCGACCTGAGCGATTTGTCCGTCGGTATGCTCATCTCCACTGAAGCGGGTGTCATGTTCGCTCCCGATACTGGGTGGAATGTCGTGCTCCTCATCGACGAGGCGGCCGACGACGACCAGCGGGCCGCACTCGAAGACATTTATTTCGGACGAGCCGGGGGTATCTTCGCTCCCGTCGCCGACACTCACGTCGAAACCGTCGAGGCCGCAACCGTGCCCGTCACGTTCGACCGGAACGGTGCGGACTTCTCCGTGGAGATGGGAGACGTCGTCTCCATGACGGTTGTCGGGAAGAGGGGCTTCAATGAGGACCTCGGTACCATCTCTCCCCATCCGCTCACGAAGAGTCGGGAGATGCAGACCGGAAAGTCAACGACAGCCACTGTCACCTACAACGACGAGTTCTCGTGGGACGTCTCGGAGAACAATTCGTACTTCGGTGACTTCGAGCTGGCGAACGCCTAA
- the cysE gene encoding serine O-acetyltransferase produces MFRRVREDVRAMCERDPAATGWLEVLLCYPGLHAVWAHRLAHRCWSRGAGCRLLARLFSHLVRWLTGVEIHPAAEIGRRVTIDHGMGVVIGETAEISDDVHMYHGVTLGGDTNEPVKRHPTVEEGAQLGANATLLGDITIGEDAAVGAGSVVTSDVEPGATVVGVPAERVD; encoded by the coding sequence ATGTTCAGACGCGTGCGTGAGGACGTTCGGGCAATGTGCGAGCGTGACCCCGCCGCGACGGGGTGGCTCGAGGTCCTGCTGTGCTATCCGGGCCTCCACGCGGTCTGGGCACATCGGCTCGCCCACCGCTGCTGGTCCCGCGGAGCCGGCTGTCGCCTGCTCGCGCGGCTGTTTTCCCACCTCGTCCGCTGGCTGACCGGCGTCGAGATCCATCCAGCCGCCGAGATCGGCCGCCGCGTGACGATCGATCACGGAATGGGCGTTGTCATCGGCGAGACGGCCGAAATCAGCGACGACGTACATATGTACCATGGCGTCACGCTCGGCGGCGATACGAACGAACCGGTCAAGCGCCATCCGACGGTCGAGGAGGGCGCACAACTCGGCGCGAACGCCACGCTGCTGGGCGACATCACGATCGGCGAGGACGCGGCCGTCGGTGCCGGCTCGGTCGTCACGAGCGACGTCGAACCCGGCGCGACCGTTGTCGGCGTTCCCGCAGAGCGAGTCGACTGA
- a CDS encoding IMP cyclohydrolase produces MYVGRFVVVGPEVGAYRVSSRSFPNREITARDEALTVGPTDDAPATDNPYVSYNCLRVVETPTGETAAFGNGSHVDPIAEKLELGYPARDALAESLLALDYEKDDYDTPRIAATIGGDGEALIGTVRKDALLVETVDEPTLVATYEKNSPESIDLEAGSAEAAASEVYDLEFEHAVCAAGVARTEDGFETAIENGD; encoded by the coding sequence ATGTACGTCGGACGATTCGTCGTTGTCGGCCCCGAAGTCGGAGCATACCGCGTCTCCTCGCGATCATTCCCGAACCGGGAGATCACCGCTCGAGACGAGGCACTCACCGTCGGTCCCACCGACGATGCCCCGGCAACAGACAACCCCTACGTCTCCTATAACTGCCTGCGGGTCGTCGAGACGCCGACGGGCGAGACGGCCGCCTTCGGTAACGGCTCGCACGTCGATCCGATCGCGGAGAAACTCGAACTCGGCTATCCGGCCCGCGACGCACTGGCGGAGAGTCTGCTGGCGCTTGACTACGAGAAAGATGACTACGACACGCCCCGGATCGCGGCGACGATCGGTGGGGACGGCGAGGCCCTGATCGGCACGGTGCGCAAGGACGCCCTGCTCGTCGAGACCGTCGACGAGCCGACACTGGTCGCGACCTACGAGAAGAATTCCCCCGAATCGATCGACCTCGAGGCGGGGAGTGCCGAGGCGGCCGCGAGCGAGGTCTATGACCTCGAGTTCGAGCACGCGGTCTGTGCGGCCGGTGTGGCTCGAACCGAAGACGGGTTCGAGACGGCGATCGAGAACGGCGACTGA